A stretch of DNA from Piliocolobus tephrosceles isolate RC106 chromosome 21, ASM277652v3, whole genome shotgun sequence:
taaggacatacctgagactaggtaatttataagggaaagaagtgtaattgactcacagttccgcggggctgaggaggcctcaggaaacttacaatcatggtggaagggaagtAAACGTGCCCTTCTTCACattggcagcagcaaggagaagtgcagagtgaagaggggaggggaaccctttataaaacatcagatctcatgagaactcactatcatgagagcagcatggtGGTAACTGctttcatgattcaattacctcccaccaagtccctcccacaaaacATGCTGCTTCTGGATGTGAATTCCAAAATAGCGCCTTTATGTGGCTGCATTTAGCCATTGTTGTACCCagaggattatgggagctacacttcaagatgagatttgggtggggacacacccaaaTCATATCAATTGGCAATGAAATAACTCATGTGAATTTATATCTGTGGATCTATTGTATTAATCACATACTCTAGAGAAAATTAGCTCTATTATAGTAAGAATCTGATAATATTTCCATGTTCTCAgttaatatttgtctttcaggAGAACTTCTTAATTAGTTGCTATTACATTGGCTTTTTATGTGCCAGAGACTTATGTTTTATGCTTGTTTGAATTAGTCCTCAggactcagttttttttttttctaattgagtcACACTGGTATATTCCAATATTATTGATTATTACATAGTTATTTGATAACTGATACTTCTCTTACATACTTCAAGAAGTCCTCAGAAAGTTGTAGTCAACCTTCTGGCCACAGCTACAGTCATCTCCAGGATAGATTGGCAGaagatccacttccaagctcactcacatGGTTGGTGCCAGGGTGAAGTTGCTCACAAACATTGGCCAGAAAACTCCCTCTATTTCTTGTCATAAGGGTCTCTCCACCCGAGAGTTGACAACATAGCCATTGGCATCCATCAATGCCACCAAGCCAAAGACCAAGATGAGGCAGgtaaaaagaaagctggagtctCTCACCATGTTCCCAGAAGTGACATCGTATCACTTCTCTTCCACGTTCTCTTTGTTAGGAAATAAGTCACTTGCTCTATACCATTCATCAGAGCAGATTACACAAAGGCATGAAAACCAGGAGTTGGGGTGTCATTGGGAACATCTCAGATGCTGCTCATCCCAAAGGTCTCATCCTTAGTCAAGACTTTGGGCTTCGAGGACATCAAGACCCGGCTGAGTTTCCTCTGACTTCCAGCAGAGTCTCTGATTCACCACACTATCAAATCCCAACAAATATACCTCGGAGACAAACTTGCAAATGGGAGAGCTTCATCTGCACTGGGGACTTCCATAGACCTCACCATGCTGCTTCTGGACGTAGATTTCAAAGTAGCACCATTATGTGGCCAAATTTAGCCATTGTCCCCAGAGGGTTGGGTTTCTACTCACTGAAAAGGCTAACATTGcttcagaatatattttcttttgatttctttgagttctCAGCACTTAGTAAAAagtgttttctggtttttgagTTCTCAGCACTTAGTAAAAAGTGTTTTCTGGTTGccgtaagctgagatcgcgccattgtactccagccggggcaacaaaagcgaaactctgtctcaaaaacaaacaaacaaacaaacaaaacaaaacaatgaaaaaaaatcgGCATGATTTCAAGAGTTCCAATCTAGCCTCAAAAAGAAGAGTATTGAAGGGTATGACTGGAGCAGAAAGAGAATAGCTTAAACACCAGCATAATGAGAAagttaggaagcttctttccaagTCTTCTGGAAATGTGCAATAAATTCTTGTGAACTAAAATTTCTGTACTGtactatcaaacactagaactcGTTTATTccatctttctgtatttttgtacccaatTATCAACTTCTCCTCATTCCCCAACTAACTCCTTTTCTTCCTAGCCTCTGCTAGCCACCTTTCTACTCTCTGCCCCTTCATGAGATtccttttgtgtatgtgtgtgggatgaaatctcactctgttgcccaggttggagtacagaggcacgatcttggctcactgcaacctctgcctcatagattcaagtgattctcctgcctcagcctcccaagtagctaggagtacaggcatgcaccaccacgcccgactaatttttgtatttttagtagagatggggtttcaccatgccagggtggtctcgaactcctggcctcaagtgatccatccgacTCCGccaaccaaagtgctgagactacaggcatgagccactatgcctggccaagattttctttttttgttcctaCATGTAAGTGAGGACATGTAATATTTGTCAttctgcacctggcttatttcacttaatacaaTGACCTGCAATCTCATCCATTTTTGCTGCAGTGGagaggattttattattttttaggttGAATAATACTTCATCTTGTGTGTATACTACAGTTTCTTAATTgagacaacttttaaaaaataaatattttttaaaaagtcttgaaaTGTGAAGCTTTAGAGATAGGGTGACCatttaattcttttctatttcccattTTATGTGTATGCACAAGTGTGAAATAAAACAGCAGTCAATGTGTGTATAAATCTGTaacttcagcaaatgtaaaatgaaaatgctaaGTGGTAAGAAAAAACACCATGATAAAAATTTGTACGGCATTGAAGGAAAATGCATTTGAAGATCGTACTTGAAGAAATCATATTACAATTAACTTCTGTTCTTCCTCATCGGAGCTTGATCCCTCTAGGAACTTCATCACTGGAACCATCTCTAAtgcctaaaacaaacaaacaaacaaacaaaaaatccgcATACCCACACAGGTGCAAGTAAATCAGAATCTCAGGTAATGAGACCCAGGCCTCAGCATTTgtaagctccccaggtgatttcaaTCAAAGCCAAGACTGAGGACCAGTGACACGGATCTCTACACATAACCTGCCTGAATCGATTCCCTAGAAGCAGTTTATAAAGAAATTCCACATGAACTGTGGAAACGGGTGAATGTGATGTACAGTATGTCCTCAGTTAGCATCTTTGATAGTCTCTTGGAAACTGCATCTTTAAGCAAAATTATGTAGAGTGAAACCAATTTATCCCTCATCAACATTCTAACTAAACAACTTCGAACCAAACAATGGTGTTGGAGGACCTGCTGTATGTTGTTTCCATAAAGTCAATTTTCAGGGAATTACAAAATGAAGTGAGGACTTCCTGTATATAAAAAGATGGTTGTGATTTCACCTGGACAACAGGGTCATTGCTCAGAAACTGAAGGAGTCTGTCTAGCTATAGAGGATTCAGTCACGATGTTTACATTAAACAAAGGATCCCAGAATACTCACCCATTCCAGTTAAAGGCTTACCAAAGAAAGCAATATTCACATAGGACATGTGGAAAGGAGTAAAATCCATCAAGCAACAAAAACACTGTGACCAAGGGGGCAGGATTTGCAGATGTAGAGATTTAATGTGGTTGCCCCTTCTAACCCACACGAGAAAAAGGATGGAACAGAAAATGGGATTAGACTGTTCTGCTGTGCAGCCTCCATAGGGCACTTTGAATGTCCCTGTTTCTCAGGCTGTAGATGAAGGGGTTCAGCATGGGGGTGACCACAGCATACATCACTGATGCCACCACAGCATTCCTGGGAGACGGTGACACAGCTGACGTCAGGTACACGCCAACACCCATTccataaaataagcaaacaactGCGAGGTGAGAGCCACAGGTGGAGAAGGCTTTATACCTCCCATCTGATGATGGAATTCTTAGAATGGAGCAGAGAATTTTATAGTAAGACAAAAGGATCCCTGAAATGGGAAGAAAACCAAATATAGTACTAtctaaatatatgaatatgttaTTGATGACGCTGTCAGAGCAGGCAAGGTTGAGAAGCTGAGATGGGTCACAGAAAAAATTAGGGATTTCCACATTCTTGAAGCAGGTGAATTGTAACACAATCAAGTTGTGCAGCTGGGAATGCAACAGGCTAAGGAAAAAAGACGCCAAAACTAGGAAGACACAGAGGTGAGGGGTCATGATGACTGGGTAGAGTAGGGGGTGACAAATGGCTACAAACCGGTCATAGGCCATCACAGTCAGGAGCATGTCTTCTATACatgcaaaaaagacaaagaaagacatctGAGTCAGGCAGCCCGCATAGGAGATGACTCTGCTGTGAGACTGGATGTCCACAGTCATCTTGGGGACGGTGGTGGAGGTGAAACCGATGTCAGCCAAGGACAGGTTGGAGAGGAAGAAGTACATGGGGGTGTGGAGGTGGGAGTCAGAGCTGACGGCCAGGATGATGAGCAGGTTCCCCAGCACCGTGATCAGGTACAGAGACAGGAACAGCGCAGTGAAGACGGGCTGCATTTCTGGATCGTCTGAGAGACCCAGGAGGAGGAATTCTGAGACACCCGTGAGATTCTGTGGGTCTGTGTGACTTGGACACcttgaaaggaaagagaattggaaaaataaaagataaaaaccagCACTTAATGCTGtgtgtatattttggatacaagcgAGTCACAAGGAACATTTTCAAGCTTGAGGACCATATACGCTCAGCAATATTTCTCAGTTGTGACAAACCCAAAAATCTCAGAATCTTTATGTGATTTACCTTTGTGCTATTCAACTCTTTCTGTACATACCTACTTTAGAGAAAATCCACTGAAGAATGTTAGAAGACCAAAACATAACATATAACAAATCCATGATCTCAGTAAAATATGGCCTACtctcttcagaaaaaataaaataataaatgttcttctctctttaagaaaaaaccTCAACCtaattgaaagaaattaagaagcagtgaaatacactttattttattctgacaCTGTGCTATAAATTCCTTTGATGTAGAATATTTATAAGCACTATACATGAGCTAGGACCGCATTATCTAAAAACTAAATTGAACTTTATAGTTCTTAATCAGAAGATGTTTTTACATGCTAGttacttttcatatttattatcattCTTAGGTTTTCTGACATTGATTCTTCACAGAAGTAAATGCGCACTCAAATATGGGAGCAATGtttccaaatttatttaatatattactcttggccaggcacggtggctcacacctgtaatcccagcactttgggaagccgaggcaggtggatcacctgaggtcaggagtcccagacagcctggtcaacatggtgaaatcccatctctactaaaaatacaaagttagctgggtgttgtggggggaacctgtaatcccagctacttgggaggctgagtcaggagaatcccttagaatcccggaggcagaggttgcagtgacccaagattgcgccactgcactccagcctggcgacagagcaagactgtatggggggtggggtgggggaaaggccaggtgcggtggctcacatgcctgtaatcccagcactttggaaggccaaggcgggtggatcacgaggtcaagagatcaagaccatccttgccagcatggtgaaaccgtgtctctgctaaaaatacaaaaatcagctgggtgtggtggcgcgtgcctgtagtctcagctattcaggaggctgaggcaggggaatcacttgaacctgggaggcaga
This window harbors:
- the LOC111530274 gene encoding olfactory receptor 7E24-like, giving the protein MSENLRMIINMKNDPEMQPVFTALFLSLYLITVLGNLLIILAVSSDSHLHTPMYFFLSNLSLADIGFTSTTVPKMTVDIQSHSRVISYAGCLTQMSFFVFFACIEDMLLTVMAYDRFVAICHPLLYPVIMTPHLCVFLVLASFFLSLLHSQLHNLIVLQFTCFKNVEIPNFFCDPSQLLNLACSDSVINNIFIYLDSTIFGFLPISGILLSYYKILCSILRIPSSDGRYKAFSTCGSHLAVVCLFYGMGVGVYLTSAVSPSPRNAVVASVMYAVVTPMLNPFIYSLRNRDIQSFMWNFFINCF